In a genomic window of Sporosarcina trichiuri:
- the hutG gene encoding formimidoylglutamase, whose protein sequence is MMQPADPRNWNGRIDDASNRAAYRFHQIVQLAPHKESVPNERTLALLGFSSDEGVRRNNGRTGAAEGPDALRKELAKLPWHQPGTDRLIDLGTVVCEGGRLEEAQAELGDAVCMSLSANQKTVILGGGHETAYGHYSGVRTFAGPKARIGVVNIDAHFDLRSYAEQPSSGTMFKQMLDGDGPVSYFVAGIQEFGNTALLFNEADRLGVQYVTERELEMLPFAEVADRLRQFIDGHDVIMLTLCSDVLDAAAAPGVSAPSPFGLSPKLVRELIRFAASDSKTLSFDISEVNPSLDEGGRTVKLGAYLTNEAIVSLLGGTMYDD, encoded by the coding sequence ATGATGCAACCAGCAGATCCGCGAAATTGGAATGGCCGCATTGACGATGCGTCGAACCGTGCCGCATACCGTTTCCATCAGATTGTCCAGCTTGCGCCCCATAAAGAAAGCGTTCCCAATGAAAGGACTCTGGCATTGCTCGGGTTTTCATCCGACGAAGGCGTGCGGCGCAACAACGGCCGGACCGGCGCTGCCGAAGGACCCGACGCCCTCCGGAAAGAGCTTGCGAAACTGCCATGGCATCAGCCCGGGACCGATCGGCTGATCGACCTCGGGACCGTTGTCTGCGAAGGCGGCAGGCTGGAAGAGGCCCAGGCCGAACTCGGCGATGCAGTCTGTATGAGCCTTTCCGCAAATCAGAAGACGGTCATTCTCGGGGGCGGCCATGAAACCGCTTACGGCCATTATTCAGGCGTCCGGACATTTGCTGGCCCCAAAGCCCGGATCGGTGTCGTCAACATTGACGCCCACTTCGATCTGAGAAGCTACGCGGAACAGCCGTCGTCCGGCACGATGTTCAAACAGATGCTCGATGGCGATGGCCCGGTTTCCTACTTCGTCGCAGGCATCCAGGAGTTCGGCAACACGGCTCTCCTGTTCAATGAAGCAGACCGTCTCGGCGTCCAGTACGTCACGGAGCGGGAGCTGGAAATGCTGCCGTTTGCGGAAGTTGCAGACCGTTTGCGGCAATTCATCGACGGGCATGACGTCATCATGCTGACGCTCTGTTCGGACGTCCTGGATGCAGCCGCTGCACCGGGTGTCAGCGCCCCGTCGCCGTTCGGCCTATCACCGAAGCTGGTCCGGGAGCTGATCCGCTTTGCCGCGTCCGACTCGAAAACGCTTTCATTTGACATATCAGAAGTGAATCCTTCGCTCGACGAAGGCGGCCGCACTGTGAAACTCGGCGCCTATCTGACGAACGAAGCGATCGTATCACTGCTTGGAGGTACAATGTATGACGATTGA
- the gltS gene encoding sodium/glutamate symporter produces the protein MTIELNQVTTLFLAMALLLLGNLLVRKTKILQKFCIPAPVVGGLLFAILATILKTTGIVSFTLDTSLQNLFMLTFFATVGLGASFALIKLGGKLLIIYWIACAFLALMQNVIGVSMSYLFDIHPLIGMMAGAVSMEGGHGGATAYGTTVEAMGIDSAFSIGIAAATFGLVAGGLVGGPLVKFLINKYNLKSNEAADTKETYEYNAELHEPAISVDNFTMQAFLIVASMAGGSLLGELFGRLTDGIALPNYVGAMFAAVIIRNVIDRFNGNLIHMKSITLIGDVALGIFLSMALMSIKLWEVAGLALPLLVIVFVQVVFLVLFAVFVLFRILGKNYDAAVMCAGFAGHGLGATPNAMANMAAVTERYGPSRTAYLIVPIVGAFLIDVVSMPIIITTINIFS, from the coding sequence ATGACGATTGAATTGAACCAGGTGACCACGCTGTTCCTCGCGATGGCCCTTCTCCTTCTCGGGAACCTGCTCGTCCGTAAGACGAAGATCCTCCAGAAGTTCTGCATCCCCGCGCCGGTCGTCGGCGGGCTGCTGTTCGCAATACTTGCCACAATTTTGAAAACGACGGGCATCGTCTCCTTCACACTGGATACGTCGCTGCAGAATCTGTTCATGCTGACGTTCTTCGCGACAGTCGGTCTCGGGGCAAGCTTCGCCCTCATTAAATTGGGCGGCAAGCTGCTGATCATCTACTGGATCGCCTGTGCGTTCCTTGCACTCATGCAGAACGTCATCGGTGTGTCGATGTCGTACCTGTTCGACATCCATCCGCTGATCGGTATGATGGCGGGAGCTGTTTCGATGGAAGGCGGCCACGGCGGTGCGACCGCCTATGGGACAACCGTCGAAGCGATGGGCATCGACTCGGCATTCTCGATCGGAATCGCAGCTGCGACGTTCGGTCTCGTTGCCGGCGGCCTTGTCGGCGGTCCGCTCGTCAAGTTCCTTATCAACAAATACAATCTGAAATCCAATGAAGCCGCGGACACGAAAGAAACATACGAATACAATGCCGAGCTGCATGAGCCTGCCATTTCGGTCGACAACTTCACGATGCAGGCATTTTTGATCGTCGCTTCCATGGCGGGCGGTTCGCTGCTCGGCGAATTATTCGGCAGGCTGACAGACGGGATTGCACTCCCGAATTATGTCGGCGCCATGTTCGCCGCCGTCATCATCCGGAATGTCATCGACCGGTTCAACGGCAATCTCATCCATATGAAGAGCATCACACTGATCGGTGATGTCGCGCTCGGCATCTTCCTGTCGATGGCCCTCATGAGCATCAAGCTGTGGGAAGTCGCCGGCCTTGCACTGCCGCTTCTGGTCATCGTTTTCGTCCAGGTCGTCTTCCTCGTGCTGTTCGCGGTGTTCGTCCTGTTCCGCATCCTCGGCAAGAACTACGATGCCGCCGTCATGTGTGCCGGATTCGCCGGCCACGGACTCGGCGCGACGCCGAATGCGATGGCCAACATGGCCGCCGTCACG